One segment of Halorubellus sp. JP-L1 DNA contains the following:
- a CDS encoding rhodanese-like domain-containing protein — MKRRTFAAAATGTLAGLSGCLGGPLGLGESTTTGEGTTDSGAATTGTSGASGTGTSTSSLPAEIDGYPDSVAEQPEDREVDTSDLDTVEEGGVEVPLLPVEDTHVWWAYRRARFADARGPDQYENSHIEGAVFSSAAERYRDDDDPVERWGKQDRIVCYCGCPHHLSSIRASQLINAGYENVYVIDEGFFEWTDRGYPVTGDGGGIEKFTVEGEVDARYEGENAWASPVESEQLESTDVASDGSFALHCKFVDVTMDTRLRVDTPAWSTTGTVRELTADVVHGN, encoded by the coding sequence ATGAAGCGACGCACGTTCGCGGCGGCGGCGACTGGAACGCTCGCCGGCCTGTCGGGGTGTCTCGGCGGCCCGCTGGGCCTGGGCGAGAGCACGACGACCGGCGAGGGGACGACGGACTCGGGCGCCGCCACGACCGGCACGAGCGGGGCGAGCGGCACCGGCACGTCGACCTCCTCCCTCCCCGCAGAGATCGACGGGTATCCCGATAGCGTCGCGGAACAGCCCGAGGACCGCGAGGTCGACACGAGCGACCTCGACACGGTCGAGGAGGGCGGCGTCGAGGTGCCGCTGCTGCCCGTCGAGGACACGCACGTCTGGTGGGCGTACCGGCGCGCACGGTTCGCCGACGCCCGCGGTCCCGACCAGTACGAGAACTCTCACATCGAGGGCGCCGTCTTCAGTTCGGCCGCCGAACGCTACCGGGACGACGACGACCCCGTCGAGCGATGGGGGAAGCAGGACCGCATCGTCTGCTACTGCGGGTGCCCGCACCACCTCTCCTCGATTCGCGCGAGTCAACTCATCAACGCGGGGTACGAGAACGTCTACGTCATCGACGAGGGCTTCTTCGAGTGGACCGACCGCGGCTACCCCGTCACCGGCGACGGCGGCGGCATCGAGAAGTTCACCGTCGAGGGCGAGGTCGACGCCCGGTACGAGGGCGAGAACGCGTGGGCGTCACCCGTCGAGTCCGAACAACTCGAGTCGACGGACGTCGCCAGCGACGGCTCGTTCGCGCTCCACTGCAAGTTCGTCGACGTCACAATGGACACCCGCCTCCGCGTCGACACGCCCGCGTGGTCGACGACGGGGACCGTCCGGGAACTGACGGCCGACGTCGTCCACGGCAACTGA
- a CDS encoding BtrH N-terminal domain-containing protein codes for MLDAFSHETGAHCGSTSLFDVATFASWDLPEPVCFGIGGGLGFSYFERERSPSREFVGRTPWLETAFFEHLGVDVDDNRGDDAETAFADLRAYVDGGRPVLAFVDIYHLPYFDSDVHFAPHVVVVVEVDEAGVVVADSEFESLQRVTREDFDAAWSSDVGFYGELDRRRLVFRGEPDATKADAMRAGIRATADGLLRPERAYDGIPDAGTGTNGLDGMRAMARELPEWPEFEDADWCTRFAYQNVEKRGTGGAAFRGLFRPFLETASDVVDEVTEADVDAMRTVEDDWHAIGQSLKRAGLADDADDSRAAYDAASERMLAVAEHEEELFESLDERL; via the coding sequence ATGCTGGATGCGTTCTCGCACGAAACCGGCGCGCACTGTGGGTCGACGTCGCTCTTCGACGTCGCGACGTTCGCGTCCTGGGACCTCCCGGAGCCGGTCTGTTTCGGTATCGGCGGCGGCCTCGGGTTCAGTTACTTCGAGCGCGAGCGGTCGCCGAGCCGGGAGTTCGTCGGGCGGACGCCGTGGCTGGAGACGGCGTTCTTCGAGCACCTCGGCGTCGACGTGGACGACAACCGCGGCGACGACGCCGAGACGGCGTTCGCGGACCTCAGGGCGTACGTCGACGGCGGTCGGCCGGTGCTCGCGTTCGTCGACATCTATCACTTGCCGTACTTCGACTCGGACGTGCACTTCGCGCCGCACGTCGTCGTCGTCGTCGAGGTGGACGAAGCCGGCGTCGTCGTCGCGGACAGCGAGTTCGAGTCCCTCCAGCGCGTGACTCGAGAGGACTTCGACGCGGCCTGGAGTAGCGACGTCGGGTTCTACGGCGAACTGGACCGTCGGCGCCTCGTGTTCCGCGGGGAACCGGACGCCACCAAGGCCGACGCGATGCGCGCCGGCATTCGCGCGACCGCGGACGGCTTGCTCCGGCCCGAGCGAGCCTACGACGGCATTCCGGACGCCGGCACGGGGACGAACGGGCTGGACGGGATGCGGGCGATGGCGCGCGAACTCCCCGAGTGGCCCGAGTTCGAGGACGCCGACTGGTGTACGCGGTTCGCGTATCAGAACGTCGAGAAGCGCGGCACGGGCGGTGCCGCGTTCCGCGGCCTGTTCCGGCCGTTCCTCGAGACCGCGAGCGACGTCGTCGACGAGGTGACCGAGGCGGACGTCGACGCGATGCGCACCGTCGAGGACGACTGGCACGCCATCGGGCAGTCCCTCAAGCGCGCCGGCCTCGCCGACGACGCGGACGACTCCCGGGCCGCGTACGACGCGGCCAGCGAACGCATGCTCGCCGTCGCCGAGCACGAGGAGGAGCTGTTCGAGTCGCTCGACGAACGCCTGTAG
- a CDS encoding alpha-hydroxy-acid oxidizing protein, whose amino-acid sequence MSDDDGFEASTPYGRYRQTEVFTTGMLTGETPDVPVAYEDLKAAAEAAMDEDAYGYVAGSAGGESTTRANRDAFDDHRLVPRVLRDTGERDLSVEVLGETWPVPVALAPIGVQGVLHDDGDLASARAAAAEDVSYVTSTQSSYPLEDVAAELEGSDAPNWFQLYWSKDRDVTASLVDRAEAAGYDAICLTLDTPHLGWRERDVQNGYLPFLDGKGIANYTSDPAFRDRLDADPEENPRETAREFVDVFADPTLSFADLDWLFDRTDLPVVCKGVLHPDDARRCVDAGADGVVVSNHGGRQVDRAVAALDQLPAIADAVADADPEAAILFDSGIRRGADAVVALALGADAVLLGRPYCYGLALDGEEGVRAVLSNFLADLDLSVALTGRDSIRGVDADAVTSTDP is encoded by the coding sequence ATGAGCGACGACGACGGATTCGAGGCGTCGACGCCGTACGGCCGGTACCGCCAGACGGAGGTGTTCACCACCGGGATGCTCACCGGCGAGACCCCGGACGTTCCGGTGGCGTACGAGGACCTGAAGGCCGCCGCTGAGGCCGCGATGGACGAGGACGCGTACGGGTACGTCGCCGGGTCCGCCGGCGGCGAGTCGACGACGCGCGCGAACCGGGACGCGTTCGACGACCACCGGCTCGTCCCGCGCGTGCTCCGGGACACCGGCGAACGCGACCTCTCCGTGGAGGTGCTCGGGGAGACGTGGCCGGTGCCGGTCGCACTCGCGCCGATCGGCGTCCAGGGCGTGCTCCACGACGACGGCGACCTGGCGAGCGCTCGCGCCGCCGCCGCGGAGGACGTTTCCTACGTCACCTCGACGCAGTCGAGCTACCCCCTGGAGGATGTAGCGGCCGAACTCGAGGGTAGCGATGCGCCGAACTGGTTCCAGCTGTACTGGTCGAAAGACCGCGACGTCACCGCGTCGCTCGTCGACCGCGCCGAGGCCGCCGGATACGACGCCATCTGCCTGACGCTCGACACGCCACACCTCGGGTGGCGCGAGCGCGACGTCCAGAACGGCTACCTGCCGTTCCTCGACGGGAAAGGCATCGCGAACTACACGAGCGACCCGGCCTTTCGCGACCGCCTCGACGCCGACCCGGAGGAGAACCCGCGCGAGACCGCTCGCGAGTTCGTCGACGTGTTCGCGGACCCGACGCTCTCGTTCGCTGACCTCGACTGGCTGTTCGACCGCACGGACCTCCCGGTGGTCTGCAAGGGCGTTCTGCACCCCGACGACGCGCGGCGGTGCGTCGACGCCGGCGCGGACGGCGTCGTCGTCTCGAACCACGGGGGCCGACAGGTCGACCGCGCCGTCGCCGCGCTCGACCAACTCCCGGCGATCGCCGATGCGGTCGCCGACGCGGACCCCGAGGCCGCGATCCTGTTCGACTCCGGGATACGCCGCGGCGCGGACGCCGTCGTCGCGCTCGCGCTCGGTGCAGACGCCGTCCTCCTCGGGCGTCCGTACTGCTACGGCCTCGCACTCGACGGCGAGGAGGGCGTGCGCGCGGTGCTGTCGAACTTCCTCGCGGACCTCGACCTCTCCGTCGCCCTCACTGGACGCGATTCGATCCGGGGCGTCGACGCGGACGCCGTCACAAGCACCGATCCCTGA